CTGAACTCTCGATCATCCGCCATATCCAATCTCCTCCGTGATGTCTGCCAAGGGCAGATCTCCTTCTAAATCAATATCATTCCTGCGTCGGTATTGGGTCACATAGTCTGGGGAGTTCAGCACCACGCCAGTGCCGCTGGCACAGTGGACCCATAGTTTGGTTCCGTCGGCATCCTCTCCCGCGTAGAGCAGTACATGGTTGACTGGGACTGTACCGGGCACCGCCATGAAGCCGAGGTCGCCGGGCAGCAGTTCGTCTTCTGAAATGGCATGCGTGGCATCCCACTGGTTCCAGGACCCATCATACAGTGTCACGCCTAACGCTGTCTGATAGACCCATTCCGTGAATCCGGAACAATCGAGTCCATAGGGGCGGATCGTTCCTGTGCTGCTGGACCCCGCCGCAGTGACCAGTTTGGGGGTGTTCCACTCCTCATTCCAACCTGGCGCGCTCTTCCCGCCCCAGAAATATGGGACGCGGCCCACCAGTGAGAGGGCACAGCGCATCAGTTCCTTGCGTTTCCCGCTGCAGTCCAGGCTGGCCAGAAACAAGTTCAGTTCCGCGTCGCTGATAGGCGGCACGCTCCCGTTACTGGCGGTCCCATACATAGTCATCTTCAGCGCATTAGACATATTGAGGATCGCATCCCCATAGGAGATCTGGAACTGATCGTATGTAGCATCCACGTCCACGTCAAAGGCCTTCAGGATAATCGACTGGTCAAATGGGTGGATCGTACAGGCCACATACTGCACCGTTTCCTGCGTCTCCCCATCGCCCCCTTCATTCTCTACCGGGACTTGGGTACTCTTCACCTCATAAGTGACAGTATACATTTGGTCGGTGACGGCGTTGAGTTTACTCTGCAGATCTGCCTTAGTCGTTCCGCGCTGGCCCATGGAGGCAGAGTAGGCAGCCAGGATATAGCAGGTATCGTAGTCCATAGATACTAAGGCATTATTGACCAATGCCTCCATGGACAGGTCATAGTCATAGCCCCCATCGGCTATAATCTCATCTACCTCCGCCAAGGCGGCATCATACCCAGCCTGAATACAATCGGCCACAGTAGCGGAGAGGTCATCGAAGATGGCTGTCATCTCAGTTGGGCCATTTGGATCAACGGTAGTCGGGTCAGTGTGGAAGATATTATTGAATACGATGGACGGCAGGGACACTACGGTAATGATAATGAACAGCAGGAACAAGCAGAGAAACACCAAGACCTTAAAGAGCGTGTGGCGGAGAGACCACGCCGCTGAGAGTACGGCACCCCACGGCCCGCCAGCAGCCGTTCCGACGGCGATCTCTGACGCCGCTTTGCCAGTCTCCATACCGGCTTGCACTGTAGCTGCGGCCGCGTTGGCCGTCGCTTCACCAGCCGCCGTGCCAACTGAACCGGCGGCGGAACCGGCTTGTTTAGCCGCCTCTGCCGCACTGCGTATCCCCTGCAGGTAGTTGTCCTGGCCTTCGCCAAACTGTCGGTCGTCAGACATAGAGATCACCTCGCTTGTACCGAAATATGAAGGCAGGCATACCCGTTCCCAGGTATGCCTGCCCGATGGTCAATGTTTTTTTCTGTTTGGCGGCTTACGCTCTGTGACTGGTCTCTTTTTCGGCTCGGAGTACCGGGCAGGAGTAGACTTGTAGCGTACCGTCTCCACTGTAAATGTTTGAAGTTTGTCATTTTCATAGAGCGGTTTCCCGTCCTCATAGACGGGCCGACGCTCCACGGCAGGAGTGCCATGAATGGCATACCACTGGCTGCCACCGCTGTCTTCGTACACATGGTAGTCGCCGCGTGGAGCCTGATAAACAGCGCGGTCATAGAATGCGGTACCACTTCCGTCCTCATGCCGCACCTCCAGAATACCATCCCCAGCTCTGGAACTATCCACAGACACCACTGGCTGGTCAAAACCAGGCATAAACTGGCCAAAGAGCGCCTGGTTGTACCGCTCCGCCGCTCCGCTTCCACCATCTGGTACCGGCTCAAATTGCGGCACAGATGCTGCAGGAGTCATCGCATACCAACTCAAACCGTCGGCGCCCTGGATTGTTTCATGGGGCGCATCCGGCTCCTGGAAATAGGCGCTGTTGTACCAGAGACTATTGCCGCCATCCGGGTAAATGGCCTCCAGCGTACTCTCATCAACCTGCCGCAGCAGAGTGCCGTCCGGTGCGCTTGGGAACGCTTCAGACACCTGCGCCGCCTCGGATACATTTCCGGTGAATGCGGGGGTGGCATAGAACGCACCCATTCCCTCCCCAGAGGCCACCTGATACCATTGGCTCCCATCTGCAGCAGTAACAACGGTGTGGGGGGTGGTGGGCACATCATGCTGGGCCGTGTTGTAAAAGTCCACCTTGGCCTGCCGCCCATCCGGTCCTACTGCATTGGTGCTGATGTGGCCGCCAGTAATCTCTGTATCAGCGTAGGTCATCCCGGCGGCTTTGCCGCTTGTCAGGTGCGGCATATAACTGTTGAGGCTACGATTGGCAATGTCCCCTGCAATTGTTCCGGATACGTTGGGCATCCGTGTTGCCACTGATGACACCGACTCCGGGGTCAATGTTGCACCATTTCGGGCTGCCATTCCTCCGAATACCCGGCCAACAAAGCCGACACCGCCACCAACTCCCATGCGTTTTCCGCCGTCCACAACGGCATCACGCACAAAACTGTTGGGCTTCACGTGGCTCATAAAGCCGGACAAAATACCGCCTGTGGTGACACCGCCAGCCGCACCGGCGGCAGCCCCGGCCCCGCTCTTCGCCGCGCCTCCAAACACGGAGGCAGCGCTGCTGCCGCCTTTGGAGAAACCAGTCAGCGCCCGGGCAGCCATCAGCATCTCTATTCCCATGCTGCTACCCGTCTGTGCCACAGATAGGCCCATAGCCGCCAGATAACTGTCGCATCTCTGGGCGATTTTCAGAAGTGCCAGTGCGCAGAAAAGCCACAAGAAGACGCTGCCTTGACCACTGCTCAAAGCACCACCATTCGCAATGAATTGGCCAACGGACGAGTCAAATGCCCGTAGGAACCACACATTCAGAACCAGCAGTAGAAGTT
This genomic window from Pusillibacter faecalis contains:
- a CDS encoding C40 family peptidase encodes the protein MSDDRQFGEGQDNYLQGIRSAAEAAKQAGSAAGSVGTAAGEATANAAAATVQAGMETGKAASEIAVGTAAGGPWGAVLSAAWSLRHTLFKVLVFLCLFLLFIIITVVSLPSIVFNNIFHTDPTTVDPNGPTEMTAIFDDLSATVADCIQAGYDAALAEVDEIIADGGYDYDLSMEALVNNALVSMDYDTCYILAAYSASMGQRGTTKADLQSKLNAVTDQMYTVTYEVKSTQVPVENEGGDGETQETVQYVACTIHPFDQSIILKAFDVDVDATYDQFQISYGDAILNMSNALKMTMYGTASNGSVPPISDAELNLFLASLDCSGKRKELMRCALSLVGRVPYFWGGKSAPGWNEEWNTPKLVTAAGSSSTGTIRPYGLDCSGFTEWVYQTALGVTLYDGSWNQWDATHAISEDELLPGDLGFMAVPGTVPVNHVLLYAGEDADGTKLWVHCASGTGVVLNSPDYVTQYRRRNDIDLEGDLPLADITEEIGYGG